The following DNA comes from Musa acuminata AAA Group cultivar baxijiao chromosome BXJ1-4, Cavendish_Baxijiao_AAA, whole genome shotgun sequence.
ATTATAAAAAACTAAGATCCATGTAGGCAAATGTTTTCAAGTTTTGAGCTGTTTCTATCATGTTGCCAAGAGCATATTATGGGTTTCAGCAACTTGAAAAGCAAAATCAAACTAATTGAGCCCACCGAGTCTATTTTGGACTGACTGCTTTCAGTGTCAGGCTACAAGAGACATTAGACAGAAATCACTACCAAGAAACCTCGAAATAGCCACTGTGTATATCTGCAAACAAAAACTGTGCTAAATGATTATGGTAACAAAATTTCTTGACCTCATAAGGAGACTATATATATCATCTTGATACTATTTTTAACTAAGCAAATAAAGCCAATAGCTATATGTCCCTTGATGTATCTAAAGATAAATATTCATTATGAAATTTCATAAGAAAAAAAGTGAATTGGCAGTAAGGTTTGTTGAATTCAAATTCTACTCCTACATGACAGTAAGGTTTAGtagaatcaaaataattttgttatctGCAATATTGACATCAAATTCTCTTTCCTCCCGAAGAATCACATTATATGTTGCAATTGTTTGTGCCAGTCATCAATATGTCTTAAATTCACAGACAGCAATTTGATTCATAGAACTCTAATAACCATCTTTCCTGACGTGAGTACTATCCATGTACAGAGAACATTAAGGAACTCTTATCAAGATACTTCTCAATAGAGTAAAGCATTCAACTCCATCCAAATCTGCCAGTCaagttaaaattaatttatataccAAATTTGCCATTATAGCTGCCAAGTATCACAGTAAGCGTCATCAATATGCCTTAAATTCAGAGATAGCAATTTGATTCATAAAACTTAAATAACCATCTCCACTGACATGAATACCATCAAAGTACAACTACGAATTTCATAAAGATACTTCTCAATGCAGTATAGCACTCAGCTTCATCCACTCAACGCTAAGTAGTTTGATTAGCTTCAACATACTGAGGACTTGCTCTTGCATGGCAACAAGCACAGAATTTGTCATGCAGATGCATCTCACTATAATGTACCACTCTATCTTAATTTCAGAATGGATAAAGGATTTAAAAGAGTTTGTGGGtgaaagagagaggaagagacaaCAATTTTGATTCAGTAATAATCTCAGGAGCTCTTCAAAAGATATTAAAGTTGAGTTTTTTTCTTAGGAAACATTGATCGAACAACTTACCTTCAAGCACAGTGCCAAAGACAATGTTCTCGTTGTCGAGCTGCGGGCATGGTCCAGGCCCGGTCGTCACCAAGAACTCGACATTGTGGTAGTCGGGTTCAAGTTTGacggcgtcgtcgtcgtcgttctcCGACAAGCACAGAGACAGAGTTCCCGGCCTCGAGTGCCTCAGCTGAAACGCCTTGGGATCGACGGTCTCCACGTTCCGCACCAGTCCCGGTGGCGGCCGAACCCCCCCCTTCTCCTTCCGCCCCTGGCGGCCGGCGACGAAGAATTGACCCTGGAGAATCTTGTGGACGAAGGTCCCCCGGTACGCGACGGCGGCGCAGACGGCCTTGAAGTTGGCGACAGTCTGTGGGAGGAGCTTCCCGTAGAGGCCGAAGACAACGCGGCCGAGGGGCTCCGAGTCGGGGCAGGCGGCGAGGTCGAAGCCGAGAGGGCGATCAGAGGCGAGGTAGCTCGGGCAGAGGCCGAAGTCCATGAAGACGCGGTCGGTGACGATGCCGGACTGCGGCTGGGCGGGGGAAGGGGCCGGTGCGAGGGCAGGGGCGTCGGTGTCGGCGGCGCCGGGTtgggggaagaggaggagggatgcagcggcagcggcggcggcggcggcggaggaggaggaggagaggaggaaggagcGGCGGCGGAGGAATGCATTGGGTTTAGGGCTCCGGGAGAGGTGGGCTTGGGGGACGAGGGGGCAGAGGCGGCGACGGAGGTGAGGCGGCGACGCGGCGGCGACGGAGGCTGACGAAGCCATGGAGTTGCTATTTCCCGGCCACGTGGTCGATGAGATAACGAGTGCGGCGGAGGCCGCCCATCTAAACCGCCGAGCGGGTCAATCTATTGCCAGGCCGGTACGGTCTTTCATGAGTCGTACCTCAATCAAACCCGCTAATTCCGGCCCGGTCCGGTCCGGTCCGGTCTTTGTGAAATGTCCTTGTCGAGGACATGCTCTTGAGGTAATAATAGGGAAGTAGAATTATCTTAATTACCAAGTAATTTCAAGTCCTATTTTTGTTAATCATGTTTAACCAAATTAAACTCTTCCAGCGGAGTTGATTTAATCTTATTAACTCTAAACCCCAAACCAATTAAAGCTTAAAGGGCTCCAGGTTTGTTTACCCATCATTCTAACCCAAACCTCCGACACGTTAAGTGGGCACAGCCCATTCATGGACTCTGTTTGGAGATCGAGGGGAGGTTGGGCCAATTTTTTTTGCCAAATCTGATACAAATTTAAGTAAGATCAGGTCAATTTCTTTCTTGATTAGCTTCTCTTTCAATACAATCAGGGAATGTGGTTGGGGGGGCGTCGGGCGCACTCACCCGTTCTCGTACTCAATAGGCAACTGTTCTCCCACTTTGTTTTTGTTCCCTTGTGGAGATTGGTCATTTAGTGTCAATCAATTGTAATTATTGTTCTAGATTTTGAACCGGAATATGtttttctaataattttattttaactaTTATATTAAATGATGTACAAAACACTGTTACATTAATTGTTCCTCATAAATCCATTAAAaaacaattaaaaatatattcaaacttaAATAATTTCAACAGTCTTAAATAATTTCaattttttaaagataaatgaTTCTGATGAAATTTGAGCTCATACTCTTTATGATAAAAAGTCAAAAAATTTACCAATTAAACTAACTTATACTTTTAAATTGGGTCCATCAAATCTTTTTCTCCTCATCTCATCATGATTGTGGGTAGAGGAATAAGAATCACATGGTTTTTTatttccttcaattttttttattttttatgcagttaaatatcttaagaaaaaaaaagatgaatccataatattttgatttacTATTTATCAAAGAAGGTAATATGatctaatataataataataaaatcataaaatcttaACTATTTGGGATCGATTGTGGACTCAACCTTCTATCTTTTTCATCCGATCTTGAAATTGACATAGGTGATTATAATCTGATCCGATGTCATAAGAACTCTAACAGCACTCTATTTTATCGTGGAACGATGGAAGATGAGATGATTTCTCTTGTGGAATCCATGATAGCAATAACAAACAATGAATTAGGGCAAGAGGCAATCAGGAAATGTGGCCTATCAGCACGATGGCGGCAGGTGGTGGAATTCATTTTCCTAGGCTGAGATTCCAACCACTGCACCCTACGGCACGCTGTGGATTTTTGGACCACATCATCATCAATTACTTGATATACTCTTTCTTTAGCTCAAGGCATAGTGGACTGTTGGTCTTGACTTTGTGCACTTAAGGATTGACTATGACTATCTAAACGTACTCCACAATCCCATGCCATTGATATAAGCTAAGGGTTCTGTTTTAGGAGTCAAATATGACATGCCACCATCTCTTACAATTGAACTAATTAGATCCAATTTGATCACACTAATATATTATCTATAGAGATGCATAATGTATGAGCTCAATTTAGGGAATCGAGCCATCTATAGTCTTCATTTCAATCATCTGTCTATTTTGGTCAAACTACTTGTATTATATCTATTATAAATTCAAAATAGATAGGCAGTTAAAATGCCAAGTTGGAATGAAATAGACTAATATATTATAACtatcaaaagattaaaaaaatagctacaaaatgatatcattggagaaaaagaaaagaagataaatgTTTCATGAGTTCATGTGCTCTTGTTAGATGATGTTCTTCATTTATAGTCTGCTAAAATGACAGATACTGTACAGATCACAATGATGCAatgttttttatgacatcttgtcTGTTGTTATGGCTCAGAGAGTAACACTAGTTGATTGAATGCAGAGTACAATGAATGATGAAGGCAGCCCTACTGTTGCCACATGGTTTTGGTAGATTATTTACAACAGCATTATATATGAGGATGTAGATGAGTATTAATCTTTTAGTTGCATGTAATCAAgttcaatatattttttctttacagAATGAAAAGATTCGTTAATGCTGAAACCAGCAACAGAAAGATATGGCAGACTAAAATTTCATTTTCATGAAATAAAAGGCTAATTAATCATCAAGTAAAAATGACTTTGTTCGGGAAGAACAAAATGACAATGACATGCATGTACAATCTCTGCATCAGAAAAGAATAAATGAACCATGAGCAGTGCAAATGCAGTTTTACTAGTCACTGAAAGCAACTCAATGTAGCTATGCAAATGCAAACAATCTATACTAATTTGATAATTAAATAGAAGTACCTGAAGAGTTAGGTCCCTCTCAGACCATTTCTCCTTGGCATGTTAATCCTTAATCCCTTTCGATCCTCGTATCCATCCAT
Coding sequences within:
- the LOC135660398 gene encoding peptidyl-prolyl cis-trans isomerase CYP28, chloroplastic-like gives rise to the protein MASSASVAAASPPHLRRRLCPLVPQAHLSRSPKPNAFLRRRSFLLSSSSSAAAAAAAAASLLLFPQPGAADTDAPALAPAPSPAQPQSGIVTDRVFMDFGLCPSYLASDRPLGFDLAACPDSEPLGRVVFGLYGKLLPQTVANFKAVCAAVAYRGTFVHKILQGQFFVAGRQGRKEKGGVRPPPGLVRNVETVDPKAFQLRHSRPGTLSLCLSENDDDDAVKLEPDYHNVEFLVTTGPGPCPQLDNENIVFGTVLEGMDVITNIATIPTYKPAERIRQFNDFAQFIGDERAQIARTMWNRPLKTVYISDCGELKVATPSLSPSLP